The Candidatus Thiopontia autotrophica region TCACCCCATTACGGACAATAAAGATATTCTCTCCACTCCCCTCTGCCACAAAACCATCCACATCCAGTAGCAACGCCTCATCATACCCATCCTTCTGTGCCTCACTCAGAGCCAGCATTGAGTTTATATAGTGGCCGTTGGCCTTAGCCTTGCACATGGTGATATTTACATGGTGACGGGTAAATGAAGACGTCTTGATACGAATCCCCTTCTCCATATTCTCCTCACCCAGATATGCACCCCACTCCCATGCTGCAATCATGGTATGAACTTTCAGATTATCGGCACGAAGCCCCATCCCCTCGGAGCCGTAGAAACACATGGGCCGAATGTAACCGCTCTCCAAGCCATTCTCTCGAACCGCCGCCTTGGTCGCATCATTGATCTGCTCCGGGGTCCAGGGAATCTCCATATCCATGATATGGGCAGAACGGAAAAGACGATCTGTATGCTCCTTAAGTCGGAAAATTGCTGGTCCATCAGCAGTTTTGTAGGCCCGAATTCCCTCAAACACACCCATTCCGTAGTGGAGGGTATGGGTCAGCACATGGACTTTGGCATCACGCCAATCCACCATCTCTCCATCCATCCAGATTACGCCGTCACGATCATCCATCGACATCTTGCTATCTCCAAAAACCGGGATTGCCCCATAACCACCTCATGAAGCAATGATAATTGACACATTATACGAGGTTATTGACTATCTGCACGCCCCAATTACCCAAAAATTACCGAGATATCAGTTGCCCCCCACCCCATTTTTTGGCACAATTCGCGCTCTTTTTTGTAAGCACTCATATTTTTTGGTGCCAGTTTAAAGTTTGTTGGAGAGTAATAATGTCCAGAGTATGTCAGGTGACCGGTAAACGCCCTGTTGCGGGTAACAATGTGTCCCACGCACATAACAAGACGCGTCGTCGTTTTCTTCCTAATCTTCATACCCACCGTTTCTGGGTAGAGAGTGAGAATCGTTGGGTAAAACTGCGCCTCTCCAGCAAGGGAATGCGTATTATCGACAAGAATGGAATCGATTCCGTACTGTCTGATATCCGCGCCCGTGGCGAAAAGGTTTAAAGGAGCATAATCATGCGTGACAAGATCAAACTCGTATCAAGTGCCGGAACAGGCTTCTACTACACCACAACCAAGAACAAGCGCACCATGCCCGAGAAGATGGAGATCAAAAAATATGATCCCCGTGTACGCAAGCATGTGATCTTCAAAGAGGCTAAAATCAAGTAAAGGCCTCTCTTGCCAGATTCTCAAAAAAGCCTGCTAACTGCAGGTTTTTTTGTGCACATAATAAAAATATGAGCAGTTCAAATACTGTATGGCACCACGCAACCGTCAGATCATTGATGCTATTTATATACTAGACAGCAGCAACACTCCGGAAACATCTACCTCACACCGCCACCCTGTAGCAATCAGTGAGGTTGATACCTTTTCGGTGATAATTGCAGGACCCTCTACTACCTCCCCCACACTCAATAGCTCTCTTTGAAAAACCGGAACCTCACCAACTTCAGACGATACAGGCTGCACAGGTGAGTGTGATTCCTGCCCACTGTTGTGCAGTGAAAACTGTGGCGAACTCTGCTCTCTGACCTTCAC contains the following coding sequences:
- a CDS encoding branched-chain amino acid transaminase yields the protein MSMDDRDGVIWMDGEMVDWRDAKVHVLTHTLHYGMGVFEGIRAYKTADGPAIFRLKEHTDRLFRSAHIMDMEIPWTPEQINDATKAAVRENGLESGYIRPMCFYGSEGMGLRADNLKVHTMIAAWEWGAYLGEENMEKGIRIKTSSFTRHHVNITMCKAKANGHYINSMLALSEAQKDGYDEALLLDVDGFVAEGSGENIFIVRNGVIYTPELTSALDGITRQVLMTLAGKIGVEVREKRITRDEVYTADEAFFTGTAAEVTPIRELDNRAIGAGSRGPITEKLQTMYFDLVHGRLDGYDDWLDRI
- the rpmG gene encoding 50S ribosomal protein L33, whose product is MRDKIKLVSSAGTGFYYTTTKNKRTMPEKMEIKKYDPRVRKHVIFKEAKIK
- the rpmB gene encoding 50S ribosomal protein L28, whose translation is MSRVCQVTGKRPVAGNNVSHAHNKTRRRFLPNLHTHRFWVESENRWVKLRLSSKGMRIIDKNGIDSVLSDIRARGEKV